The genomic interval CATCGGCATCGTGTGCGGCGCGCTCATCGGGGCGTGGCAAGGGTTCTGGGTCGCCTACGTCGGCATCCCCGGCTTCATCACCACACTGGCCGGGTACATGTTCTTCCGCGGCCTCAACCAGTACATCGGCAAGTCCAACACGGTGCCGGTGCCGGAGCAGATCCAGTTCCTCGGTTCGGGCTACCTGTGGGAATGGGGCCCCAACACCGGGATCAACAACTCGACGCTCGTGCTCGGCCTGGCCGGGATCGCGCTCGTCATCTGGAGCGAGGTGCGCCGCCGCACGACGGCGCGCCGGCTCGGCGGCCAGCCGGTGCCGACCGTCGTGTCGCTCGTGCGGGCCGGGACGCTCGTCGTCGTCATCGGCTACCTCACCTTCCTGTTCGGTTCGGGTCGCTACGGGACGTCGTTCCCGGTCTCGGGCGTGATCCTGCTCGTGCTCGTCGCGCTCTACTGGTTCCTCTCGACCCGCACCATCACGGGCCGGCACGTGTACGCCGTCGGCGGCAACCGGGCTGCGGCCGCGCTCTCGGGTGTCAACATCAAGCGCACCAACTTCCTGGTCATGATGAACATGTCGGTGCTCTCCTCCGTGGCCGCGATCGTGTTCGTCGGCCGCGCGACGGCGTCGGGCCCGTTCGACGGGACCGGCTGGGAGCTCGACGCGATCGCGGCCGTGTTCATCGGCGGTGCGGCCGTCTCCGGCGGCGTCGGCACCGTGACCGGGTCGATCATCGGCGGTCTCGTCATGGCCGTGCTCAACAACGGGCTCCAGCTCATGAGCGTCGGGTCCGAGCGGACGCAGATGATCAAGGGCCTCGTCCTCCTGGCCGCCGTGGCCTTCGACGTCTACAACAAGGTTCAGGGTCGGCCGTCCCTCATCGGCCGGATGACCGGTTCACTGCGGCGCTCGCGCCCCGAGGAGGCAGTGGAAGCTGCCCCACCGGTGCGCCAGACCGTCTGACCACCCCACCCGCGCGGGGGCTTCCCGCGAGATCGAGCGTCCAACGGTGGACGCACAGTCGAAAGGTGCAGTGATGAAGAAGTGGAAGTCCGCGCTCGTCGCCCTCGGGGCGATCGGGGCGCTCGCGCTCGCAGGTTGCGGGTCGTCGGAACGTGACGGGGCGGCCGAGAGCCCCTCTGACGCCGCGAGCGGGTTCGACGCCGGAGCGGCCATCGGCGTCGCTCTGCCGCAGAAGACGTCGGAGAACTGGGTGCTCGCGGAGCAGCTGTTCAACGACGGCCTCAAGGACGCGGGGTTCAAGCCCATCGTTCAGTTCGCGAACGGCGGCGTGACGGAGCAGCAGAACCAGATCGACGCCATGGTCGAGCAGGGCGCCAAGGTCATCGTCGTCGGCGCCATCGACGGTTCGCAGCTCGGCACCCAGCTCAAGGCTGCCAAGGACGCGGGCGTCAAGGTCATCGCCTACGACCGGCTGGTGAAGAACACGGACGCCGTCGACCTGTACGTCGCGTTCGACAACTTCCGCGTCGGTGAGCTCCAGGGCCAGGCGCTCCTGGACGGCCTCGCCGCCCGCAAGGGCGCCGGCCCCTACAACATCGAGCTGATCGCCGGGTCGTCCGACGACGCGAACTCGACGCCGTTCTTCGAGGGCGCGCTGAGCATCCTCCAGCCGAAGATCGACGACGGCACGCTGACCATCGTGTCGGGCCAGACCTCGTTCGAGCAGGCCGCCACGCAGGGCTGGAAGGGTGAGAACGCGCAGAAGCGCATGGACACCATCCTGTCGGGCTTCTACGCCGGCGACACCAAGCTCGACGGCATCCTCTCGCCCAACGACACGCTCGCCCGCGCGGCCCTGACGGCCGTGCAGCAGGCGGGCAAGGACGTGCCGGTCATCACGGGCCAGGACTCCGAGGTCGAGTCGGTCAAGTCGATCGTCGCGGGCGTGCAGTACTCGACGATCTACAAGGACACGCGTGAGCTCGTCGCCAAGACGATCGACCAGATCAAGCTTGCGCAGCAGGGGCAGGACTTCGAGGTCAACGACACGACGTCGTACGACAACGGCGTGAAGGTCGTCCCCGCCTACCTGCTCGAGCCGAAGATCGTCACCCAGGAGAACGCTGCCGAGGTGTACGCGAACGACCCGACGCTGGGCCCGCTCACCAAGTGATCCAGAGACGGCGCGGCCCACGCAGCGACGCGGGCCGCGCCGTCGCCTTGCATGCCCGACGAGCGAAACGGAACCTGGCTCGATGACTTCCCTCCTGCCGAGCGCGAGCGGCGCCTGGCTCGACGACGAGACCCGACGTCTGCTCGCGTTCGGCGCTCGCGCCGCGCTCCCCGCGGGGGGCGCCGCCTACCTGGACGACGACGGCCGGCCGGTGCCGGCGCTCGGCGTGCAGACCTGGATCACGGCTCGCACGGCGCACTCGTACTCGCTCGGCGCACTGCTCGGCGTCCCCGGCAGCGCCGAGGTCGCGGACGCCGCGCTCGCCGGGCTGACGGGTCCGCTGCGCGACGCCGCCCACGGCGGATGGTTCCATGCGCGCGACGCCGCGGGCACGCCGGACATCGCAGCCGGCAAGACCTGCTACGACCACGCGTTCGTCATGCTGGCCGCGGCGTCGGCGACCATCGCCGGGCGTCCGGGCGCGGCCACCCTGCTCGACGAGGCCACCGCCGTCTACCTGGACCGGTTCTGGGACGACGACGCCGGCCGCCCCGTCGACGCGTGGGACTCCTCTTTCACGACCCTCGACAGCTACCGCGGCCTGAACGCCACGATGCACTCCGTCGAGGCGATGCTGACCGTGGCCGACGCGGTGCCCGAGGCCGACGCGGCAGCGTGGCGCGCGCGCGCGGGGCGGGCCGCCTCGTTCGTCGTCGACCTGGCACGCGGCAACGACGCACGTCTCCCCGAGCACTTCGGCCCCGACTGGGCTCCCGACCTCGAGCTCAACCGGGACCGGCCCGGCGACCAGTTCAAGCCTTACGGTGCCACGCCCGGGCACGGGCTCGAATGGGCTCGCCTGCTGCTGCACCTGGAGGCCGCCGCCCCGAGGCGTCCGGCGACCTGGCCGAGACGGCCGTCGCGCTGTTCGACCGTTCCGTCGCGGACGGATGGGCCGTCGACGGCGCGGAGGGCTTCGTCTACACCACCGACTGGTCCGGGGTGCCCGTGGTCCGCACGCGCATGCACTGGG from Xylanimonas allomyrinae carries:
- a CDS encoding ABC transporter permease subunit; this encodes MTALRQLFSGGARQFGMVFALVALVVTFQITTGGKVLTPTNAQNLINGNSHVLLLAIGMVMVIIAGHIDLSVGSVAAAVGIIVALVIRDWGVPWWAGIIIGIVCGALIGAWQGFWVAYVGIPGFITTLAGYMFFRGLNQYIGKSNTVPVPEQIQFLGSGYLWEWGPNTGINNSTLVLGLAGIALVIWSEVRRRTTARRLGGQPVPTVVSLVRAGTLVVVIGYLTFLFGSGRYGTSFPVSGVILLVLVALYWFLSTRTITGRHVYAVGGNRAAAALSGVNIKRTNFLVMMNMSVLSSVAAIVFVGRATASGPFDGTGWELDAIAAVFIGGAAVSGGVGTVTGSIIGGLVMAVLNNGLQLMSVGSERTQMIKGLVLLAAVAFDVYNKVQGRPSLIGRMTGSLRRSRPEEAVEAAPPVRQTV
- a CDS encoding sugar-binding protein, with product MKKWKSALVALGAIGALALAGCGSSERDGAAESPSDAASGFDAGAAIGVALPQKTSENWVLAEQLFNDGLKDAGFKPIVQFANGGVTEQQNQIDAMVEQGAKVIVVGAIDGSQLGTQLKAAKDAGVKVIAYDRLVKNTDAVDLYVAFDNFRVGELQGQALLDGLAARKGAGPYNIELIAGSSDDANSTPFFEGALSILQPKIDDGTLTIVSGQTSFEQAATQGWKGENAQKRMDTILSGFYAGDTKLDGILSPNDTLARAALTAVQQAGKDVPVITGQDSEVESVKSIVAGVQYSTIYKDTRELVAKTIDQIKLAQQGQDFEVNDTTSYDNGVKVVPAYLLEPKIVTQENAAEVYANDPTLGPLTK